AGCTACGGCAGCAACGGCGCGATCTTCGGCCTGCCCAGCTGGAACCTGACGATGGAAATCGTCGAATCGGTTGAGCCTGTTGCCGTCGACCAACACGAACAGTTGTGCCTGTACTTTCCGGATCGGCAAGCCCAGCATGCCGCGATCGCGCGCCTGGAAGCGGCGTCTGTTCCGCGCGTCGAGCAGCACCCGTACTGGGAGGCGATGGGAGCGGTCACCTATCAGGATCCCGACGGCCGCGAGATCGTGTTCGCGCCGTTCGTCTACGGCGTCAACGAGCCGGCCGAT
This genomic stretch from Mycobacterium paragordonae harbors:
- a CDS encoding VOC family protein → MGKHRTTHWPLSLASIGSIRFARRSSNFAETVRFYRELVGLPLHETFGDSYGSNGAIFGLPSWNLTMEIVESVEPVAVDQHEQLCLYFPDRQAQHAAIARLEAASVPRVEQHPYWEAMGAVTYQDPDGREIVFAPFVYGVNEPADSSASGTHEFPSS